The Aliiroseovarius sediminilitoris region CTGGCTGCGCTTTGAATGGCAGTTCAGCCTGGGCGCGGTTGCGGCCCTTGTGCATGACGTGGTTTTGACCATCGGGATATTCAGCCTGCTGGGTATCAAGTTCGATCTGGCCATCATCGCAGCCCTTCTGACAATTGTCGGCTATTCGCTGAACGACACCGTGGTTGTCTTCGACCGGGTGCGCGAGAATCTGCGCCGCTACAAGAAAATGGACCTGAAGGAGGTGTTGAACCTGTCGATCAACGAGACATTGTCGCGCACGATGATGACCTCGCTGACCACGCTGTTGGCGCTGATCGCGCTTTACGTTCTGGGTGGCGATGTAATCCGAGGGTTCGTTTTCGCGATGATCTGGGGTGTCGTTGTCGGGACCTATTCGTCGATCTTTGTTGCATCGGTGATCTTGCTGAAGCTGGGCGTGAAACGCGACTGGTCCAAGCCGGATGCCAATGCGGGCAACCAGTTTGCAGACGTAGATGCCTGATTTGCTGGCCGAAGCCCTGGCGTTGCCAGGGCTTGGCTGGCTTGTTACCACAGCATTTATTGCCGGGCTGGTACGCGGGTTTGCCGGGTTCGGCACGGCGCTGATCTTTCTGCCGGTGGCGGCCCAGATCATTGATCCGGTCTGGGCTGTGACGGTTCTGATCGTAATGGATTTGGCCGGACCCGCGCCCGCCATCCCGCGTGCCCTGAAGGACGGGCATCTCAAAGATTTGATGCGATTGGTGGTGGCCACAGCACTGGCCCTGCCATTCGGACTGGTGGCGCTTTTTGCCGTCGATCCCCACCTGTTCAAGCTGGCGGTGTCGGTGATCAGCCTGATCATGCTCGCGGCCCTGATGACCGGAAAACGATATGGCGGAGAAGTCACACCCCCCGTCGTCTGGACCACCGGTGGCATCGCGGGGGTGCTGGGCGGGGCAGCAGGCATTCCCGGCCCGCCGGTCATTCTGCTTTACATGGCCTCGTCCCACCCGGCACGGGTGATCCGTGCCAACACGACCGTCTATCTCTTTTTCTTCGATCTGATGATGCTGGCGGGGTTTTTCTTTGCCGGACGGCTGGCGGGGATGCCTTTGATTCTTGGGGTGATCGTCATGTTGCCGAACTTGCTGGGTAATCTTGTCGGCGGTGCGGTCTTTCACCCTGGATACGAATCCCTCTATCGTGGCGTGGCCTATATGATCATTGCAGCGTCCAGCCTGTCTGGCCTTTACGCCGCCCTGTTCTGACTCAACCCGCCAACGTGCAAGGACCCGATATGCAGCTTCATGAAGTCAAATATGACAGCGCCCAGCCGGTTGATGGCTATGGCCCCGGTTTCTTCCGCGTGGCAGGCGAGGTGATTCAAGGTGCGATCCTTGTGACCGAAGACATGGCAACCAATTGGGATGGCCCCGAAGACTTGGCACCGCTGCTGGCGCTGGCAGGCAAGATCGACGTCTTATTCTATGGCACCGGGGCCGATCCCGCCCATCCGCCCGCCGCTCTGCGCAATGCCCTGGAAGAGGCCGGCATTGGGGTCGAGGCGATGGCCTCTGCGCCAGCCTGCCGCACCTATAATGTGCTGATCTCGGAAGCTCGGCGCATTGCGCTGGCCGCCCTTCCGGTCTAAGGCTTCTGACATGGAAATGAGGGTCGATAACCTGTCCGTCGCGCGCGGCGGTGTGCCGGTGCTGGAACGGGTAAGTTTCACCCTGTCCGCCGGACAGACGCTGATCCTGCGCGGGCCAAACGGGTCGGGAAAAACCACGCTTTTGCGCACCTTGGCGGGTTTGCAGCCTCCGATCGCGGGGCAGGTATCGGCGGACCCCGAAAATATCACCTATGGCGCCCATGCAGATGGATTGAAAGCCACATTGACGGTCGAGGAGAACCTGCGGTTCTGGGCTTCGGTGCATGGCATTGGCAGCATCGACGCCGCGGTGCAGGGGTTCAATCTGCGGGGGTTGACCCATCGTCCCGCAGGCAATCTGTCGGCGGGTCAGAAGCGCCGGTTGGGACTGGCCCGATTGCTGGTCACGGGGCGACCGATCTGGCTTCTGGACGAACCGACCGTTTCGCTGGACACAGCATCCGTCGGTTTGTTTGCCGATGCAGTGCGCGCCCATGTCGCGGGTGGCGGGGCGGCCCTGATTGCGACCCATATCGACCTTGGGCTGAAGGCGGATACGTTTGACGTCGGCCCGTTCCGCGCCAATGGAGACCGCGCCGCACCCAACCAGCAACGCGACCGCTATGCAGATTTTGACGAGGCGTTTTCATGATTGCTCTGTTGGTTCGCGACCTGCGTCTGGCGATGCGTGCCGGCGGTGGCTTTGGTCTGGGCTTGGCGTTTTTCCTGATCGTCTCCACTCTTGTGCCCTTCGGCGTCGGACCAGAGGCCGCGATCCTGTCGCGAATTGCGCCCGGCATTCTTTGGGTCGGTGCACTGCTGGCCTGCCTTCTGTCTCTCGACCGCATTTTTCAACTGGATTTCGAGGATGGCTCGCTGGACCTGCTCGCCACCGCGCCGATCCCGATGGAGGGCACGGTTGCCATCAAGGCGCTGGCGCATTGGCTCGTCACCGGTCTGCCGCTGACGCTGGCTGCGCCAGCCTTCGGGGCGCTGATGAACCTGCAAACGCCCGGGCATTACTGGATTTTCATCACACTGCTCATTGGCACGCCGGCGCTGTCGATGATCGGCGCGTTTGGCGCGGCGTTGACGGTTGGGCTGAAGCGTGGCGGGCTTCTGTTGTCGCTGTTGGTTCTTCCGCTTTA contains the following coding sequences:
- a CDS encoding sulfite exporter TauE/SafE family protein is translated as MPDLLAEALALPGLGWLVTTAFIAGLVRGFAGFGTALIFLPVAAQIIDPVWAVTVLIVMDLAGPAPAIPRALKDGHLKDLMRLVVATALALPFGLVALFAVDPHLFKLAVSVISLIMLAALMTGKRYGGEVTPPVVWTTGGIAGVLGGAAGIPGPPVILLYMASSHPARVIRANTTVYLFFFDLMMLAGFFFAGRLAGMPLILGVIVMLPNLLGNLVGGAVFHPGYESLYRGVAYMIIAASSLSGLYAALF
- a CDS encoding Mth938-like domain-containing protein; amino-acid sequence: MQLHEVKYDSAQPVDGYGPGFFRVAGEVIQGAILVTEDMATNWDGPEDLAPLLALAGKIDVLFYGTGADPAHPPAALRNALEEAGIGVEAMASAPACRTYNVLISEARRIALAALPV
- the ccmA gene encoding heme ABC exporter ATP-binding protein CcmA, with product MEMRVDNLSVARGGVPVLERVSFTLSAGQTLILRGPNGSGKTTLLRTLAGLQPPIAGQVSADPENITYGAHADGLKATLTVEENLRFWASVHGIGSIDAAVQGFNLRGLTHRPAGNLSAGQKRRLGLARLLVTGRPIWLLDEPTVSLDTASVGLFADAVRAHVAGGGAALIATHIDLGLKADTFDVGPFRANGDRAAPNQQRDRYADFDEAFS
- the ccmB gene encoding heme exporter protein CcmB, translated to MIALLVRDLRLAMRAGGGFGLGLAFFLIVSTLVPFGVGPEAAILSRIAPGILWVGALLACLLSLDRIFQLDFEDGSLDLLATAPIPMEGTVAIKALAHWLVTGLPLTLAAPAFGALMNLQTPGHYWIFITLLIGTPALSMIGAFGAALTVGLKRGGLLLSLLVLPLYIPTLIFGAEAATRGTAGQSALTPLLMMAGITAGSVALLPFAAAAALRVNLR